GAAGGAGAATGAATAAAAAAACATGAATATTTCGGATTGCTACACAACAAAAGAAGCAGCTGAACGCCTTGGAAAATCTGTGGTTACGATCGGTCACTATATACGAACTGGAAAACTGACGCCTGTTGAAGATTTTTGGGGCGGACACCGGGGACATTTATTTGAAAAAAGCGCGGTTGATCAGTTGAAAGAGGAGCTCAATCAGGAACAGCCGAACGGAATGATGACAGGAGAAGCCGCCGCTTATTTAGGTGTAACGAGAGCCGTGCTGCAATCTTACCTCCAGGAGCAGATTATTCCTTTTGAAAAAACGACCTGGCGCAGCCGGGAAGTTGTAACCATCAAAAAAGTCGACTTGGATTTGTTTCAAGAAACGCATAAAGAGCGTCTTGTAGAAGACCGCCTTAAGCAGCGCTTGTTTTATGATCGTAAAAAGCAGATTGCTTTTTACCAGCGCTTTTCGTCCAGCACGATTCAGGAAGCACGCCTTACCTGGAACGCCCAGAAAGAATGGGTGTTTTTTATCCAGGATAACGGCGCTCAACTGCCATTTGAAGAAGGCATTTATAAGCATGATTTAACACCAGACTACACACTTTCTTTTGGCAAGCGGACTGGAACGCCTGGCTACGCGAGGCTGTCGCTGCCTTTACAGCTTTCCTTTACCCGACAGTTTCTGGATCTCTTATACGAGCAATTTGACTTATCCAATGTTTATATGGATATACGGCAGGAAGAAAACATTATCGTCCTTTACGTTAAGGATATGTTATTAAATGCAGTGGAAAATGCGGAAACACTTGGCCATTTTCTAGAAAGCAACACAGAAGAAGGCTTTGTAGCAGCCAATAACAGTCAAATTCGGATCGAATCGGCCGAAAAAAGTCTATCTATTTACCTGCCGGCCGATATTAAAAAGAAAATCAAGCAGGCAGCAATAGAACAAGGCACAACCATGCAGGAGATCTCTAAAAGAATTATTATGGATTACTTTAAATAACGAGGTAAAAGAAAAAGATCCCTAAAAAGCGGCTTTCTGTTGAAGAAGCCGTTTTTTATATATTTTCATTTTGCTATTCCCCTTCAAAGTTTACATAATAAATTTATTGTTAATAATAAACCAGGTGCTTTCATACAAAAAAACACCTTTACGCAAAAATAACGTAAAGGTGTTTTGAGCTTTTGTACTCTACAGGCTTTGTGACATTGAAAGAATTATTTATTTTGCTCCATGATTTCATACGGTGAGTTTATACCGCTCTTCTTCCTGGCTTGCTCTGCTCTTTTTCCTGCTTCGTTCTAGTAAACAAGCTGATCATATATCCGGCAAGTCCGCCTGCAATCGCAGGGAAGATCCAGCCCAGACCAATTCCATAAAGCGGAAGATAGTTTGTGAAAAAAGCATCGATAGCTGAAACATTCAAGCCAGCTCCTTTTAAACCATCCATGATACTCACTAAAAAGGTTAACAACATGCTGCCTTGATATACGTGGGCATGTCCTTTAAATAAAGGATGAAGGAACGTCAAAACGATCAAGACGATCGCTAATGGATAAAGAACAGTCAATACTGGTACAGAAATTGAAATTAATTGAGCCAGACCAATATTAGCGATAACTGCACTAAATACACATAATACTACAGCAATTGTTTTATATGAGATGTTCGGGAACAGTTTGTGGAAATAAGTAGAACATGCTGTGATCAGTCCTACACTTGTTGTTAAACAAGCAACCGTAATCATTAAACCTAGTAAAACTCCGCCGTATGTTCCGAAGTAGTAGTCCGAGACACTTGCCAAAACTGCTCCGCCATTATCTAGACGTCCGACACCCGTTACACTGGCAGCCCCCATATAAGACAGAGCTGTATAGATAGCTGCAAGAATAACAGCGGCGATTCCAACCGCTTTTAAACAAACGATCAAAATATCTTTTCTCGTTTTTGCACCTTTTTCTTTGATTGCATTAATAATGATGATACCAAATACAAAGGATGCAAGTGTATCCATTGTCAGGTACCCTTCCTGGAATCCATTGAAAAAAGCATTCGTTTGATACTTTTCTGCAGGCGCCTGCAGCTTACCAATTGGGTTAAAGCATGCGACGACTACTAAAATCCCGATAAATGTGATTTTGATTGGTGTAAGGAATTTTCCGACAATATCGACAATTTTCGCTGGATTTAAAGAGAAAAAGCATGTGATGCTATAAAAGATCACTGTGAAAATCAGCAAAGGTACAAACGTTGAATTTTCTGACAAAAAGGGTTTTACGCCAATCTCAAAAGAAACACTTCCTGTCCTTGGAATCGCGAACAAAGGACCAATTGCCAAATAAAGAACGGTTGTAAAGACGAGGCCGAAAATAGGATGAACGCGGCTTGCTAAGGATTGTAAATCCTCTTTTCCAGAAAACCCAAATGCCATAACCCCTATTAGAGGAAGGCCTACTCCGGTTACTAAAAAGCCGGCAGTTGCTATCCAGACATTTGTCCCTGCTGACTGACCAAGCATAGCCGGGAAAATCAAGTTTCCTGCTCCAAAAAATAAAGCAAACAGCATCAAACCGATCACTACTATAAATGAAAATGGTATTTTGTTTGTCATTTAAAAAGCCTCCTGTTGTTACTCTTGTTGTCACAAACCATCCCCTATCATACACCAATTGAATGAAAAGTGTAAGAGTTTCTTAAATATCCAGAAAATTAAATTAATAATATACTGAAATAATTTTTCTAATTTTTGTTAAAATTTTTACAACAGTTTATATTTTTTTATACATAACAAATACCCCTGCTCTTTTAAGCGATCAGGGGTATGTTCAAGAAAAATAACATATTAATACAGTCATGTTGGATTTCCTTTTATATACTTTGTTTTATGGGGTAGAAAGAAATTTTTCAAGTGAATCCAATGCTTTTTCCTCATCGCTTCCATCAGCAATAAGCTTCACTTCAGTCCCTGGAGTCAATGCCGCAGCCATGACACCCATAATACTTTTAGCGGCAATCACTTTTTCATTGCGGATCAGGGTAATGTTGCTGCTGAATGTATTCGCTTTTTCAACAAATTGAGCAGCAGGTTTTGATTGAAGTCCTTCTTTTAATCCAATTTTCACGTTTCTTTCTAACATTATGCAGCCCAGCCTTTCACTTTATATTTTAAAATTTGAAAACGCTTTCTAGATTATTTCCATTTTATCTTATTTTTATACCTCTTCGAAATAGGCAAAGTGCCTAAATAATTTTCTGTTTCTTTGTGCAAAGCGTACAACACTGACCTGAATTAAAGCGTTTTCAGCTTTTTGTTTACTTATAAATATTGTTTCATTGGTTGTTGAAACAAGTAAGTAATAATATTGGTTCACTTGAATAAAAATATATTCATTTATTCCATACAATATGCCAATAAGAATGGCACTTTAGCAAATAACCTCTGGCACGGTTATATTTATTTCTCTAGCCACTGCTCCCCTATCCTCCTCTTTATTTGTTTTATATTTTAGCATCAACTTCTGAAAAAGGGAAATTTTTACCTTTGGTTTTGTGGATTTTTAATGATAGTCCAAGAAAACAAAGTGAAATCCACGTCCTGTACCAGCAAGATAAGATTTACTAACAAACATCATCCGGTTTTCCTCTTTTATTCGGAAAAATACATGTATACAAGTATTTATATATATGTGTATACAACTGAATATAATTTCAAAAAAATATTTTTCTTCTTTACTCCTGGCTAAAATGAAGTGAAAAGCAGCTCGCCCTTTTTAAAAAAGACGAGCTGCTTTGTTTATGACTGGTCTGGATAATGATAAATGTTTAGTTTATCACCTTTTAAGGTCGCTAATAAAACGTCTGCTGCCTTTGATTCATTATGAGCTTTTAACTGGCTGTGGAGCCACGCTTCATCTTTACCGCTTTTCTTCAATTCCTCATGGTCTATTTCCCCTTCTTTGATTACGGCCCGTGATAAAAGCAAAGGCTTTACAGCCAGCTTCATATCAGCTGGAGTGACAGGTGCATACTCCGGATGAAGGAAAAAGGAAATCGTTCCGTTCGGTTCCCAAATGGCATGTGAAATTTTTTGGATATCTTCAATTTGGCTTTTTCGCAGCTCAGCCAATAAAATATCAATAGAAATTCTTGCTTTTCTTAAGTTTTGATACCTAATTTTTCCCTGCTCAATCAGCGGATAAGGAGAGGGATCAAGCAGGCGCTGGAATCTTTTCCACTTTAAACTTAAATAAGTGCCCGCAACGTACAAAACCACCAACACGACCATAGTGATCATGGAGCCTTTTAATCCTAAATGTTGGTCCGATAAAGGGTGAGCTAAAATATTCCCAATTAAAATGGCCATTACAAAATCAAGCAGCCTTAGCTGCGCCATCGACCGCTGGCCCATTATTTTTGCAGCTAAAAGTAAAAACAAAAAAGCAACAAGCGCTCTTAAAATCCATTGAATGGTTGTAAGAGATTCTTGGGCATGAAAAAAATCCACAAGGTTCACTTCCCCTGCCTTAACTTTGT
The genomic region above belongs to Domibacillus sp. DTU_2020_1001157_1_SI_ALB_TIR_016 and contains:
- a CDS encoding helix-turn-helix domain-containing protein; this encodes MNISDCYTTKEAAERLGKSVVTIGHYIRTGKLTPVEDFWGGHRGHLFEKSAVDQLKEELNQEQPNGMMTGEAAAYLGVTRAVLQSYLQEQIIPFEKTTWRSREVVTIKKVDLDLFQETHKERLVEDRLKQRLFYDRKKQIAFYQRFSSSTIQEARLTWNAQKEWVFFIQDNGAQLPFEEGIYKHDLTPDYTLSFGKRTGTPGYARLSLPLQLSFTRQFLDLLYEQFDLSNVYMDIRQEENIIVLYVKDMLLNAVENAETLGHFLESNTEEGFVAANNSQIRIESAEKSLSIYLPADIKKKIKQAAIEQGTTMQEISKRIIMDYFK
- the brnQ gene encoding branched-chain amino acid transport system II carrier protein → MTNKIPFSFIVVIGLMLFALFFGAGNLIFPAMLGQSAGTNVWIATAGFLVTGVGLPLIGVMAFGFSGKEDLQSLASRVHPIFGLVFTTVLYLAIGPLFAIPRTGSVSFEIGVKPFLSENSTFVPLLIFTVIFYSITCFFSLNPAKIVDIVGKFLTPIKITFIGILVVVACFNPIGKLQAPAEKYQTNAFFNGFQEGYLTMDTLASFVFGIIIINAIKEKGAKTRKDILIVCLKAVGIAAVILAAIYTALSYMGAASVTGVGRLDNGGAVLASVSDYYFGTYGGVLLGLMITVACLTTSVGLITACSTYFHKLFPNISYKTIAVVLCVFSAVIANIGLAQLISISVPVLTVLYPLAIVLIVLTFLHPLFKGHAHVYQGSMLLTFLVSIMDGLKGAGLNVSAIDAFFTNYLPLYGIGLGWIFPAIAGGLAGYMISLFTRTKQEKEQSKPGRRAV
- a CDS encoding HPr family phosphocarrier protein, whose amino-acid sequence is MLERNVKIGLKEGLQSKPAAQFVEKANTFSSNITLIRNEKVIAAKSIMGVMAAALTPGTEVKLIADGSDEEKALDSLEKFLSTP
- a CDS encoding DUF421 domain-containing protein, giving the protein MDFFHAQESLTTIQWILRALVAFLFLLLAAKIMGQRSMAQLRLLDFVMAILIGNILAHPLSDQHLGLKGSMITMVVLVVLYVAGTYLSLKWKRFQRLLDPSPYPLIEQGKIRYQNLRKARISIDILLAELRKSQIEDIQKISHAIWEPNGTISFFLHPEYAPVTPADMKLAVKPLLLSRAVIKEGEIDHEELKKSGKDEAWLHSQLKAHNESKAADVLLATLKGDKLNIYHYPDQS